One window of Nicotiana tomentosiformis chromosome 11, ASM39032v3, whole genome shotgun sequence genomic DNA carries:
- the LOC104089357 gene encoding uncharacterized protein → MQKILKAHKYVIQAGMSMDEMISMDQFFINNIYCKLRGNVPKVSWRRLTCNNQSAAKWNFILLLTAHGRLYTRDRLKRWGVIHDATCPMCGVAEESISHLFYVCTLSTEVWQKLLQWQGIYRQPMEWDAEVQWAISQHNGKSSSDEIYRMAIAGSIYQLWHERNLRVFQHRQRLAGEIVRVIIQEIFYRGSMKLSLRKKLQSLNFYP, encoded by the coding sequence ATGCAGAAAATCTTGAAAGCACACAAATATGTCATACAGGCTGGAATGAGTATGGATGAGATGATTAGCATGGATCAATTctttatcaacaacatttattGCAAGCTGAGGGGTAATGTGCCAAAGGTGTCCTGGAGAAGGCTGACTTGCAACAATCAGAGTGCAGCTAAATGGAACTTCATACTTCTACTCACGGCTCATGGTAGATTATATACAAGGGACAGACTAAAGAGATGGGGAGTGATACATGATGCAACATGTCCTATGTGTGGAGTGGCTGAGGAAAGTATATCCCATTTGTTCTATGTATGTACACTATCTACTGAAGTGTGGCAAAAACTGTTACAGTGGCAAGGTATATATCGGCAACCTATGGAATGGGATGCAGAAGTACAATGGGCTATATCACAGCATAATGGAAAAAGTTCATCTGATGAAATTTACAGAATGGCAATTGCTGGCAGTATATATCAACTATGGCATGAAAGGAATCTTAGAGTATTTCAGCACAGACAAAGATTAGCGGGGGAGATAGTTAGAGTGATTATACAAGAGATATTCTATAGAGGAAGCATGAAGCTGTCACTGAGGAAGAAGCTGCAAAGTCTAAATTTCTACCCATGA